A part of Maridesulfovibrio hydrothermalis AM13 = DSM 14728 genomic DNA contains:
- a CDS encoding DUF456 domain-containing protein, translating to MITALAVLVILLMLCSLALHVFGLPANWLILALAAGWKLYQPEAMSWDFIIILGAIAFVGEVLEFAAQYFGGKKYGATGRGNIGAFIGAIGGAILGAPFFFGLGALPGALLGSFGGCLILELSHGRNFEEAKHSAWGAFWGKAFGMAIKISLGVWMFALSIPKIWPA from the coding sequence ATGATTACTGCTCTTGCTGTGCTGGTTATCCTGCTCATGCTCTGCTCACTGGCATTGCATGTATTTGGACTGCCGGCCAACTGGCTGATACTTGCCCTCGCCGCCGGTTGGAAATTGTACCAGCCTGAAGCCATGAGCTGGGATTTCATTATAATCCTTGGAGCAATTGCATTTGTCGGTGAAGTTCTTGAATTTGCGGCCCAGTATTTTGGCGGCAAAAAATACGGAGCAACAGGGCGAGGCAACATCGGAGCCTTCATAGGTGCAATTGGCGGAGCAATTCTCGGCGCACCTTTTTTCTTCGGACTCGGAGCTTTACCCGGAGCCTTGCTAGGATCATTCGGTGGATGCCTTATACTTGAACTTTCACATGGCAGAAACTTTGAAGAAGCAAAACACTCCGCATGGGGAGCGTTCTGGGGAAAAGCATTCGGCATGGCCATCAAAATCAGTCTGGGTGTCTGGATGTTTGCCTTGAGCATCCCAAAAATCTGGCCTGCTTAG
- a CDS encoding OmpP1/FadL family transporter — protein MRTKFTVCLSILLILAGLAVIPGMGSKAEAAGFALYEWGARGNALGGSLIARADDPSALAWNPAGITQLEGTQMQMGVAVITPKTDITTSFGGTSTKTSMVNNAYFPANVYMTHQINENLWFGLAGFTRFGLGTEYNEDWAGRYSSYNTSIESYSLNPNLAYKFNKYISIAGGLELMKVRADLRKKLDSTGVKDPTTTSTDVDQRIIVNGMTPGFNVGVRITPTEKWSVGLSYRSKMNHKASGSASYNVPASVTSALFNDSEISMAMKTPNMVFFGVAYEPLDNLSLEVDAIWSQWSDYSELTYYFDKATAIGTKDVTVMKKWQDVWRFQVGLEYLPIEDLALRVGYVYDQSPIRKGYEDYMLPTNDRQIISTGLGWTYDSFTVDVSYMYLWMKDRTIKARTDGVLDTKIDNSRTHIVGVSMGFKF, from the coding sequence ATGAGGACTAAATTTACAGTATGCCTTAGCATACTACTGATCTTGGCGGGACTTGCAGTAATCCCCGGAATGGGCAGTAAAGCTGAAGCTGCCGGGTTTGCCCTGTACGAGTGGGGAGCACGCGGCAACGCACTTGGCGGATCACTGATCGCCCGCGCCGATGATCCCTCCGCACTTGCATGGAACCCTGCAGGTATCACGCAGCTCGAAGGCACTCAGATGCAGATGGGCGTAGCTGTCATCACTCCCAAGACTGATATAACTACATCTTTCGGCGGCACATCGACCAAAACAAGCATGGTTAACAATGCTTATTTTCCCGCCAATGTATATATGACCCACCAGATAAACGAAAACCTCTGGTTTGGTCTTGCCGGTTTTACACGCTTTGGTCTTGGTACCGAATATAATGAGGACTGGGCTGGTAGATACTCTTCATATAATACATCTATTGAAAGTTATTCTCTGAACCCCAACCTTGCGTACAAATTTAATAAATATATTTCTATCGCAGGTGGACTTGAACTTATGAAAGTTCGCGCCGACCTGAGAAAGAAACTCGATTCTACCGGAGTTAAAGATCCGACTACAACAAGCACTGACGTTGACCAGAGAATCATCGTTAACGGAATGACTCCCGGTTTTAACGTAGGTGTCAGAATTACTCCTACTGAAAAGTGGTCTGTAGGTCTCTCCTACCGTAGTAAAATGAATCACAAAGCCAGCGGTTCTGCCAGCTACAACGTGCCTGCATCCGTTACCTCTGCACTGTTCAATGATTCCGAGATTTCAATGGCCATGAAGACTCCTAACATGGTCTTCTTCGGTGTAGCATATGAACCTCTGGACAACCTTAGCCTCGAAGTTGATGCTATCTGGTCCCAGTGGAGCGACTACAGCGAACTGACATACTATTTCGACAAAGCAACTGCAATCGGAACAAAAGATGTCACTGTCATGAAAAAATGGCAGGATGTCTGGAGATTTCAAGTTGGTCTGGAATATTTGCCGATTGAAGACTTAGCTCTCAGAGTCGGTTACGTTTACGACCAGAGTCCTATCCGCAAAGGATACGAAGATTACATGCTGCCTACCAATGACCGCCAGATTATTTCCACCGGTCTTGGCTGGACTTACGATTCTTTCACTGTTGACGTATCTTATATGTACCTCTGGATGAAAGATCGTACAATTAAAGCTAGAACTGACGGTGTCCTTGATACTAAAATTGACAATTCCCGCACCCACATTGTAGGTGTAAGCATGGGATTTAAATTCTAG
- a CDS encoding phenylacetate--CoA ligase family protein: protein MYFHDAETLERSALEKLQAERLKKTIELAANSPYYSEVFKNNKIDPSIIETVDDVKKLPFTTKEDLRSQYPYGLLTQSLDNFVRLHASSGTTGTPTAVFYTQKDLDTWADLMARSMYAVGLRKSDVLQNMSGYGLFTGGLGIHYGSERLGCLTVPAGAGNTKRQIKLIRDFNVTALHIIPSFALYFAAKVRAEGFDPADMPWKIALIGAEPHTEHARKKIEEMLHIKAYNSYGLSEMNGPGVAFECTQQSGMHIWEDSFIAEIIDPETGDPVEDGEIGELVMTTITREGMPIIRYRTRDLTRFIPGQCKCGRTSRRIDRIMGRADDMLILKGVNIYPMQIEKIIMGIPEVGQNYVIELIKEGLVDQIRVKVEIKEEFFVEDMRALQGLQKMIAGKLRDEILVTPRVELVQHNSIPKSEGKAKRVIDLRETED from the coding sequence ATGTATTTTCATGACGCCGAAACCCTCGAAAGAAGTGCCCTTGAAAAACTTCAAGCCGAAAGACTGAAAAAAACAATCGAGCTGGCCGCGAATTCTCCGTATTATAGTGAAGTTTTCAAGAATAATAAGATCGATCCTTCCATCATCGAAACAGTTGACGATGTAAAAAAACTTCCCTTTACAACCAAAGAAGATCTTCGTTCACAATATCCCTACGGCCTGCTGACCCAGTCACTTGATAATTTCGTACGTCTGCACGCATCTTCCGGCACAACCGGAACGCCCACAGCCGTTTTCTATACTCAAAAAGACCTAGATACCTGGGCGGATCTCATGGCCCGCTCCATGTACGCAGTCGGACTCAGAAAATCAGACGTGCTTCAGAATATGTCCGGCTACGGACTATTCACTGGCGGCCTTGGCATCCATTACGGATCTGAAAGACTCGGCTGTTTAACTGTCCCCGCAGGCGCAGGTAACACCAAACGCCAAATAAAACTGATCCGTGACTTCAATGTAACCGCTCTGCATATTATCCCCTCTTTTGCTCTATACTTTGCAGCCAAGGTTCGGGCAGAAGGCTTTGATCCAGCCGACATGCCGTGGAAAATTGCACTGATCGGTGCTGAACCTCATACTGAACATGCACGCAAAAAGATTGAAGAAATGCTGCATATCAAAGCATACAATTCCTACGGCCTTTCTGAGATGAACGGTCCAGGCGTTGCTTTTGAATGTACTCAGCAAAGTGGAATGCATATCTGGGAAGACTCTTTCATCGCTGAAATCATTGATCCCGAGACAGGAGATCCCGTAGAAGACGGTGAAATAGGTGAGCTGGTCATGACCACGATCACACGCGAAGGAATGCCTATAATCCGCTATCGTACCCGGGATCTTACCCGATTCATTCCCGGTCAGTGCAAGTGTGGCAGAACCTCACGCCGCATTGACAGAATTATGGGCCGCGCTGATGATATGCTTATCCTTAAGGGTGTTAATATTTATCCCATGCAGATTGAAAAAATCATTATGGGAATCCCGGAAGTCGGCCAGAACTATGTCATTGAGCTGATTAAAGAAGGCTTAGTTGACCAGATCAGAGTCAAAGTTGAAATTAAAGAAGAATTTTTTGTCGAAGACATGAGAGCCTTGCAGGGATTGCAGAAAATGATTGCCGGCAAACTCAGAGATGAAATTCTCGTGACTCCCAGAGTTGAACTTGTACAGCACAATTCCATTCCCAAGAGCGAAGGCAAAGCCAAACGCGTTATTGATTTAAGAGAAACTGAGGATTAA
- the larC gene encoding nickel pincer cofactor biosynthesis protein LarC, translating to MKSLIIDPRMAGIAGDMLLSALLDLTEDQECLPLLSKAVCEVTHCTASINATHTESMGIGAVKMALQLNGERFATPEDLGRAFKNVANFMEMRPAAIDKGLEIISTLAEAEAAVHQKHFHLHEVGSIDTVIDISGVLWLLDQYEFLDGKITCLPVAVGNGIISMDHGRIPSPAPAALEIICKNSIPIAASSENFELATPTGVALIACLADEFLHIFPTSTPLRSGHGAGNAALEFSPNITRVIETIPSHENGVHAMLLETLIDDTTGEDLGYALPRMLDEGAFDAYITPATGKKNRPAHLFSVLCAPGEERAMSLKIMQYTGSIGVRSRVVDRFISKRKIEKYKVEIDGNKFPVRIKISTFDGHLISRKPEFDDLSEIAEKTGLSPRIIAEEIKRQCFLPVKDTHERK from the coding sequence ATGAAATCTTTGATTATCGATCCAAGAATGGCTGGAATAGCAGGCGATATGCTTTTATCCGCCCTGCTCGACCTCACCGAAGATCAGGAATGCCTACCTTTGCTGAGCAAGGCTGTTTGCGAGGTAACCCACTGCACAGCATCAATAAACGCGACTCATACCGAATCAATGGGTATCGGAGCCGTTAAAATGGCTCTTCAGCTCAACGGCGAAAGATTTGCTACACCGGAGGATCTTGGTCGAGCCTTCAAGAACGTAGCAAACTTTATGGAAATGCGCCCAGCCGCGATTGATAAAGGACTGGAAATCATTTCAACTCTGGCTGAAGCTGAAGCCGCTGTGCACCAGAAACACTTTCATCTGCACGAAGTCGGATCGATAGATACAGTTATTGATATTTCAGGAGTACTCTGGCTGCTGGATCAGTATGAATTTTTAGATGGAAAAATTACCTGCCTTCCCGTTGCGGTAGGCAATGGAATCATTTCAATGGATCATGGAAGAATTCCATCTCCCGCTCCGGCAGCCCTTGAAATTATATGTAAAAACTCCATTCCCATAGCTGCATCTTCTGAAAACTTCGAACTCGCAACTCCTACCGGAGTTGCGCTTATAGCCTGCCTTGCTGATGAATTTTTGCATATATTCCCAACGTCCACTCCCTTAAGATCAGGACACGGCGCAGGTAATGCCGCCCTTGAATTCTCCCCCAATATTACAAGGGTAATCGAAACCATTCCCTCACATGAAAACGGCGTTCATGCCATGTTGCTCGAAACGCTTATTGATGACACAACCGGAGAAGATCTAGGCTATGCATTACCCCGAATGCTTGACGAAGGAGCCTTTGACGCCTACATCACACCGGCTACCGGCAAAAAAAACAGGCCTGCACATCTCTTTTCAGTACTCTGCGCTCCGGGTGAAGAAAGGGCGATGAGCCTTAAGATAATGCAATATACCGGCAGCATCGGAGTTCGATCACGTGTAGTAGACAGATTCATATCTAAACGCAAGATTGAAAAATACAAAGTCGAAATAGACGGGAATAAATTCCCTGTTCGAATCAAAATTTCAACATTTGACGGACACCTGATCAGCCGCAAACCTGAATTTGACGATCTCAGCGAAATAGCTGAAAAGACGGGACTGTCGCCGCGGATAATAGCTGAAGAAATTAAGCGGCAATGCTTTTTACCTGTTAAGGATACCCATGAGCGAAAATGA
- the thrC gene encoding threonine synthase, whose protein sequence is MSLANTFPEYRAKMEYHCLGCNSRYDIKELHYTCPECGSVFILEDLTFDELKKTSGKEWRELFDARTATKKDSLRGIFRFYELFAAVMEEDEILYLGEGNTPIVASSPALNKITGIKTAYKNDGQNPSASFKDRGMACAFSYINALLNKNNWDEILTVCASTGDTSAAAALYASYMGGPVKSVVILPQGKVTPQQLAQPLGSGAKVLEVPGVFDDCMKVVEHLADNYRVALLNSKNSWRILGQESYAFEVAQWYDWDLKDKCIFVPIGNAGNITAVMAGFLKLYELEIINELPRLFGVQSAHADPVYRYYSVNDPKEREYKPVTVQPSVAQAAMIGNPVSFPRVKHFAEKFEAIGGKNAFQVVQVSEQQIMDSMLLANSNGHIACTQGGECLAGLIRAKELGLINENEMAVLDSTAHQLKFVGFQDMYYQNDFPDEYEVTPDASKANKPELVIKSTEKDSLSEEQYISKAADNVVSMLGLEKK, encoded by the coding sequence ATGAGTCTTGCCAATACCTTCCCTGAATACAGGGCCAAAATGGAATACCACTGTCTGGGCTGTAACTCCAGATATGACATAAAAGAACTGCACTACACATGCCCAGAGTGCGGATCAGTTTTCATCCTTGAAGATCTTACTTTTGATGAACTGAAAAAAACAAGCGGTAAAGAATGGCGTGAACTCTTCGATGCCCGCACAGCTACCAAAAAAGACAGCCTGCGCGGCATATTTCGCTTTTACGAACTTTTCGCAGCCGTCATGGAAGAAGATGAAATCCTCTACCTTGGCGAAGGCAATACCCCTATAGTTGCATCAAGTCCCGCACTCAATAAAATCACAGGCATCAAAACCGCCTATAAAAATGATGGTCAAAACCCCAGTGCTTCATTTAAAGACAGAGGCATGGCTTGCGCTTTCAGCTACATCAACGCCCTGCTTAATAAAAATAACTGGGACGAAATTTTAACAGTCTGCGCTTCTACAGGTGATACATCAGCAGCCGCAGCCCTTTACGCCTCCTATATGGGCGGTCCGGTAAAATCTGTTGTGATTCTGCCGCAAGGTAAAGTAACCCCGCAACAACTTGCACAGCCTTTAGGCAGTGGCGCAAAGGTACTTGAAGTTCCCGGCGTTTTTGATGACTGCATGAAAGTTGTTGAACACCTTGCGGATAATTACCGTGTGGCTCTGCTCAATTCTAAAAACTCGTGGAGAATCCTCGGGCAGGAATCATACGCCTTTGAAGTTGCTCAATGGTATGACTGGGATCTCAAAGATAAATGTATCTTTGTCCCTATCGGAAACGCAGGCAATATAACTGCCGTCATGGCCGGTTTCCTGAAACTTTATGAACTGGAAATTATCAACGAACTGCCTCGTTTATTCGGTGTGCAGTCCGCACATGCTGATCCGGTCTACCGTTACTATTCAGTTAACGACCCTAAAGAGCGCGAATACAAGCCTGTCACAGTCCAGCCGTCAGTGGCGCAGGCGGCAATGATCGGCAATCCGGTCTCCTTCCCGAGGGTCAAGCACTTCGCGGAAAAATTTGAGGCTATCGGCGGTAAAAACGCTTTTCAGGTCGTGCAGGTTTCTGAACAGCAGATCATGGATTCCATGCTTCTTGCCAACTCGAACGGACACATTGCCTGTACTCAAGGCGGTGAATGCCTTGCAGGTTTGATCAGAGCTAAGGAGCTTGGTCTGATTAACGAAAATGAAATGGCAGTGCTTGATTCAACTGCGCACCAGCTTAAATTCGTCGGTTTTCAGGATATGTACTATCAAAATGATTTCCCGGACGAATACGAAGTTACTCCCGACGCATCAAAGGCGAACAAGCCTGAATTGGTAATAAAATCAACTGAAAAAGATTCTCTTTCTGAAGAACAATATATATCCAAAGCAGCTGACAACGTCGTTTCCATGCTTGGTCTGGAGAAAAAATAG
- a CDS encoding TlyA family RNA methyltransferase: MAKKERADQMLFAQGLSESREQAKRMIMAGQAHYLKDGQKIPVSKPGMQLDPALEIVVKGRDRFVSRGGYKILTAIEELGLDPKGKVALDAGASTGGFTDCMLQFGATRVYAADVGYGQLHWKLQKDERVINLERINLRHAEKDLIPEKVDLVVCDVSFISLTKILPALVRFLKDTGEVVCLIKPQFEVGPGQTDKGVVRDETLRQQAVDMIVAFASTELKLHLKGLVPSSIKGPKGNQEYLAYFVR, translated from the coding sequence GTGGCAAAAAAGGAACGTGCAGATCAAATGCTTTTTGCTCAGGGGCTTTCTGAAAGTCGAGAGCAAGCCAAACGCATGATCATGGCCGGACAGGCCCACTACCTTAAAGACGGTCAGAAAATTCCGGTCAGCAAACCCGGTATGCAGCTTGATCCCGCTCTTGAAATCGTAGTCAAAGGACGTGACCGCTTTGTCAGTCGCGGAGGTTATAAAATCCTGACCGCTATTGAAGAGCTTGGACTTGACCCGAAAGGTAAAGTGGCTCTCGATGCAGGAGCTTCAACCGGTGGTTTTACTGACTGCATGCTGCAATTCGGTGCCACCAGAGTTTATGCAGCAGATGTAGGATACGGACAACTGCACTGGAAATTGCAAAAAGATGAACGGGTCATAAACCTTGAAAGAATCAACCTGCGCCACGCTGAAAAGGACTTGATACCGGAAAAGGTAGATCTGGTCGTCTGTGACGTATCTTTTATTTCACTTACCAAAATCCTTCCGGCACTTGTACGCTTTCTTAAAGATACAGGTGAAGTAGTCTGCCTCATCAAGCCGCAATTTGAAGTCGGCCCAGGACAGACCGATAAAGGGGTTGTACGTGATGAAACGCTTCGACAGCAGGCTGTGGACATGATTGTCGCATTTGCATCCACCGAACTAAAGCTGCACCTGAAAGGATTGGTTCCTTCAAGTATCAAAGGGCCAAAAGGTAACCAAGAGTATCTGGCCTACTTTGTCCGCTAA
- the galE gene encoding UDP-glucose 4-epimerase GalE, whose translation MKRDKKLSLLVCGGAGYIGSHMARMIAEAGHDVTVFDNLSTGHLEALKWGKFIKGDLRNQDDLDDAFQDTEFDAVFHFSGLIVVSESVEKPFEYYDNNVTGTINLLQAMRKYGVDKFIFSSTAAVYGDPVMDMITEDHPLKPLSPYGRSKLYVEEILQDYAEAYGFDSACFRYFNAAGAHPDSRIGEAHSPETHLIPNVLLSCIDEGRRLKIFGDSYSTPDGTCVRDYVHVQDLCSAHLKALNFINENKGAHVFNLGNGQGFSIIEVIKAASQVIGREIGFDFEPARSGDSPRLVADSSKAADLLGWEPEFDNLTSIIETAYRWHKKPAF comes from the coding sequence ATGAAAAGAGATAAAAAATTATCTCTGCTGGTCTGTGGCGGAGCAGGATATATAGGCTCACATATGGCTAGAATGATTGCCGAAGCAGGACACGATGTAACTGTCTTTGACAATCTTTCTACCGGCCATCTTGAGGCACTGAAATGGGGTAAATTCATTAAGGGAGACCTGCGAAATCAGGACGACCTTGATGATGCTTTTCAAGACACCGAATTTGATGCTGTATTTCATTTTTCAGGCCTGATTGTAGTCAGCGAGTCCGTTGAAAAACCCTTTGAATATTACGATAATAATGTAACCGGCACAATCAACCTGCTACAAGCCATGCGCAAATATGGAGTTGATAAATTTATTTTCTCATCCACAGCCGCAGTTTACGGTGATCCGGTTATGGATATGATTACAGAAGATCATCCGCTGAAACCTCTCAGCCCTTATGGCAGAAGCAAATTATACGTTGAAGAGATTTTGCAGGATTACGCTGAGGCATATGGATTTGATTCAGCCTGTTTCAGATATTTCAATGCAGCCGGTGCACACCCGGACAGCCGTATAGGTGAAGCCCACAGTCCGGAAACTCATTTGATTCCTAATGTTCTGCTAAGCTGTATTGATGAAGGACGCAGGCTTAAAATTTTTGGTGACAGCTACTCCACCCCTGACGGAACATGTGTACGCGACTACGTACATGTTCAAGATTTATGCAGTGCACACCTCAAAGCCCTCAATTTTATAAATGAAAATAAGGGTGCACACGTATTCAACCTTGGCAATGGACAGGGATTCAGCATCATCGAAGTAATCAAAGCTGCAAGTCAGGTAATCGGCAGGGAAATCGGTTTTGACTTCGAACCCGCAAGGTCCGGCGATTCCCCCAGACTGGTTGCAGACAGTTCAAAAGCTGCTGACCTGCTAGGGTGGGAGCCAGAATTCGATAACCTGACAAGTATCATTGAAACTGCATATCGCTGGCATAAAAAGCCTGCGTTCTAA
- a CDS encoding DUF4139 domain-containing protein gives MQKKIFLLAMFIVIACCGLASAAVDRVVFYPSGADYTQQLRADIRTDVNGYYVLFTLSGQAEPDTFSIASLTKGVAVNDVSWSRSDLSQSPAAIETGKKIDQLKFKLDTVVSQRQAVQGGIMFWQERSKIQQTKSTELGKIADLVVSNLSKLYAQSAKLDMKIKELKDLIDELRRKLAEITGQGKRVWNVKVSVAAKGTKSAVFKVSYMLRNCGWTPKYKLDAYPATNKLKFTFEAEIRQGSGVDFNKCQIALATVKKRSRISPPNLQKWIIEPVVEEDVVVMERANYAAKSMMVADMAPSPAPRRVSKATYSLWEMGIKSIPAGTIRKYAVEDESWNVEYSFLTRPSISHDVFVSAKAVLKEARDYSAGPALIFMEGAMIGKRGFAFSGTEKTVYFGSDPMLKAERKTLEKRFGEKGMFGSKQTYNWKYLIELKSSRKTPVRVKVQEAAPVSGDKRIKLTVGSKPKAKVKDNKFEWLLDVPAKGKASLEYNVDMEAPDDMKIDFGLGR, from the coding sequence TTGCAAAAAAAAATATTCCTGCTGGCCATGTTTATTGTTATAGCCTGCTGCGGACTGGCTTCGGCTGCTGTGGACAGAGTTGTTTTTTATCCTTCGGGCGCTGACTATACTCAGCAGCTAAGGGCGGATATCCGTACAGATGTGAATGGATATTATGTTCTTTTTACTCTTTCAGGTCAGGCAGAGCCGGATACATTTTCCATTGCTTCTCTGACTAAAGGGGTGGCAGTTAATGATGTCTCATGGTCCAGAAGCGATTTGTCACAATCACCGGCCGCCATTGAAACGGGAAAGAAGATTGATCAACTTAAATTTAAGCTTGATACTGTTGTCTCGCAGAGACAGGCTGTTCAGGGCGGAATCATGTTCTGGCAGGAAAGAAGTAAAATCCAGCAGACCAAATCGACAGAGCTTGGTAAAATTGCCGATCTTGTTGTTTCAAATCTCTCTAAACTTTATGCACAATCCGCTAAGCTTGATATGAAAATTAAAGAGCTTAAAGATTTGATTGATGAATTACGCCGCAAGCTCGCTGAGATCACTGGTCAGGGTAAAAGAGTCTGGAATGTAAAAGTCTCGGTGGCTGCTAAGGGGACAAAAAGTGCCGTCTTTAAAGTAAGTTATATGCTTCGTAATTGCGGATGGACACCAAAGTATAAACTTGATGCTTATCCGGCAACAAATAAGCTGAAATTTACTTTTGAAGCAGAAATCCGTCAAGGTAGCGGTGTTGATTTTAATAAATGCCAGATTGCTCTGGCTACAGTTAAAAAACGTTCCAGAATTTCTCCTCCGAACTTGCAAAAGTGGATAATTGAGCCTGTGGTTGAAGAGGACGTGGTTGTTATGGAAAGGGCCAATTACGCCGCAAAGTCTATGATGGTTGCGGATATGGCGCCATCGCCTGCACCTCGCCGCGTAAGTAAAGCAACTTATTCGTTGTGGGAAATGGGTATCAAATCTATTCCGGCGGGGACTATCCGTAAATACGCCGTGGAAGATGAAAGCTGGAATGTTGAATATTCATTTTTGACCCGGCCATCTATCTCCCATGACGTATTTGTTTCGGCTAAAGCGGTGCTGAAAGAAGCCCGCGATTATTCTGCCGGACCGGCACTTATTTTCATGGAAGGAGCAATGATCGGGAAGAGGGGCTTTGCTTTTTCCGGTACTGAAAAGACTGTTTATTTCGGATCAGATCCCATGCTTAAGGCTGAGCGTAAGACTCTTGAAAAGCGGTTCGGCGAGAAAGGAATGTTCGGCTCAAAGCAGACATATAACTGGAAGTACCTGATTGAACTTAAAAGTTCCCGCAAGACTCCGGTCAGGGTCAAAGTTCAGGAAGCAGCTCCTGTTTCCGGTGACAAAAGAATCAAACTGACTGTCGGCTCTAAGCCAAAAGCAAAGGTAAAAGATAATAAATTTGAATGGCTTCTGGATGTACCGGCTAAAGGGAAAGCTTCTCTTGAGTATAATGTTGATATGGAAGCACCGGACGATATGAAGATTGATTTTGGTCTCGGCAGGTAA
- the dnaB gene encoding replicative DNA helicase produces MQKQKRRKPGSDYNSDGASSDASSDLLRKVPPHNLEAEQAVLGGVFLSNTIFNDLVDIVNSDNFYSPAHQEIFRSFEALYSKNAPIDLVTVSEYLTISGLIDTVGGPVYLAELANSVVSSANALYHAEIVAEKAIQRSLIDAAAKIISESFDAQDVKELLDHSEQSIFDITDAKKTTTIKSSKDLITDVFKELESRVAQKSLVTGIPTTYHKFDEMTAGLQNSDLIIIAGRPSMGKTAFALNVAMRAALHSGVTTAVFSLEMAMGQLMTRMLATHGKVDLSRLRTGQLDDEDWAKLYEAAQDLTEAPLFIDDTPSISTMELRARCRRLKSQHNLGLIMVDYLQLMRSSARTDSREQEISDISRTLKALAKELNVPVIALSQLNRKVEERTDKRPMMSDLRESGAIEQDADIILFLYREDFYNKKEDKPITNTAEVIIGKQRNGPTGIIKLAFFGQYTAFENLAAEAYPSEYDDE; encoded by the coding sequence ATGCAGAAACAGAAGAGGCGTAAGCCCGGTTCAGATTATAATTCGGACGGAGCATCCAGCGATGCTTCGTCCGATCTTTTGCGTAAGGTTCCTCCGCATAACCTTGAAGCTGAACAGGCCGTGCTGGGCGGAGTCTTTTTAAGCAATACGATCTTCAACGACCTTGTTGATATCGTTAATTCCGATAATTTCTACTCCCCTGCCCATCAGGAAATCTTTCGGTCTTTTGAAGCACTCTATTCCAAGAACGCTCCCATTGATTTAGTCACGGTCAGCGAATACCTGACCATAAGCGGCCTGATTGATACTGTAGGCGGTCCGGTTTATCTGGCCGAACTTGCGAACTCTGTTGTCAGTTCGGCAAATGCCCTTTATCACGCTGAAATTGTTGCGGAAAAAGCCATCCAGCGCAGCCTTATCGATGCTGCGGCTAAAATCATCAGTGAAAGTTTTGATGCACAGGATGTTAAAGAATTGCTCGACCATTCAGAGCAGTCAATCTTTGACATTACTGATGCAAAAAAAACAACCACCATCAAGAGCAGTAAAGACCTGATTACTGATGTTTTCAAAGAACTTGAAAGCAGAGTTGCTCAAAAATCTCTTGTTACCGGCATCCCCACCACCTACCATAAATTTGATGAAATGACCGCAGGGCTTCAAAACTCTGACCTCATCATCATCGCCGGTCGCCCAAGTATGGGTAAAACAGCATTTGCTTTGAACGTTGCAATGCGTGCAGCACTGCACAGCGGAGTTACCACCGCAGTATTCTCCCTCGAAATGGCTATGGGACAGCTCATGACCCGTATGCTTGCCACTCATGGTAAAGTAGATCTTTCCCGTCTCAGAACAGGACAGCTTGATGATGAAGACTGGGCAAAACTTTATGAAGCAGCTCAGGACTTGACAGAAGCCCCTTTATTTATTGATGATACACCTTCCATTTCTACAATGGAACTCAGAGCGCGTTGCAGAAGACTAAAATCACAGCACAATCTAGGGCTGATCATGGTTGATTACCTTCAGCTTATGCGCTCAAGTGCCCGCACTGATTCACGTGAGCAGGAAATTTCTGATATCTCTCGTACTCTGAAAGCTCTGGCAAAAGAGCTTAATGTACCTGTAATCGCTCTGTCACAGCTCAACCGTAAAGTTGAAGAACGAACAGACAAACGCCCGATGATGTCCGATTTGCGTGAGTCCGGTGCTATTGAGCAGGATGCTGATATTATCCTGTTTCTCTATCGCGAGGACTTTTACAACAAAAAAGAAGACAAGCCTATTACCAATACGGCTGAAGTCATCATCGGTAAACAGCGTAACGGACCTACAGGTATAATTAAACTGGCCTTTTTTGGCCAATATACAGCGTTCGAAAACCTCGCAGCTGAAGCCTATCCGTCTGAATATGACGATGAATAA